From the Bdellovibrio reynosensis genome, one window contains:
- a CDS encoding beta-ketoacyl-ACP synthase III: MAGQFRSRVSGVGSYLPEKVLTNFDLEKMVDTNDQWIVERTGIERRHIAAEGEFTSDLCLKASQRALEDAGLTPHDIDMIVVGTVSGDRQMPSTACYLQSKLGCRNIVSFDLNAACSGFVYGVSVADQFIRSGMYKHVLVVGAEVLHRFVNYQDRETCILFGDGAGAWIVSRAEANETNLIESSHLHSDGDLAELLTVPGGGSIMPQSQQVLESKLNFVTMKGREIFKNAVRTMALCCREALEHNNLPPEKVDWIVPHQANKRIIEAVADQFKFPMDRVIVYLHETGNTSAASIPVAFDWAVKTGKIKRGQTILLTAFGAGLTSGSILLRY, encoded by the coding sequence ATGGCTGGACAATTTCGTTCTCGAGTTTCAGGGGTAGGTTCCTACCTGCCAGAAAAAGTGCTTACCAACTTTGATTTAGAAAAGATGGTGGACACTAATGACCAATGGATCGTCGAGAGAACTGGAATTGAACGCCGTCATATTGCTGCCGAAGGCGAGTTCACATCGGACTTATGCTTAAAGGCTTCGCAAAGAGCTCTTGAAGACGCAGGGCTCACTCCCCATGATATCGACATGATCGTTGTAGGTACGGTTTCTGGTGATCGCCAGATGCCGTCTACTGCGTGTTACTTACAAAGCAAACTAGGTTGCAGAAATATCGTATCTTTCGATTTGAATGCAGCCTGTTCTGGTTTCGTTTACGGCGTTTCAGTCGCCGATCAATTCATCCGCTCAGGAATGTATAAGCATGTTCTGGTTGTAGGCGCTGAGGTTCTTCACCGCTTCGTTAACTACCAAGACCGTGAAACCTGCATTCTGTTTGGTGATGGCGCTGGTGCGTGGATTGTTTCCCGTGCTGAAGCAAACGAAACAAATCTGATTGAAAGCAGTCACCTTCATTCTGATGGTGACCTAGCTGAATTACTGACTGTTCCTGGTGGTGGCAGTATCATGCCACAATCTCAACAGGTTCTAGAAAGCAAATTGAACTTCGTTACGATGAAAGGTCGCGAGATCTTTAAAAACGCAGTTCGCACTATGGCTCTTTGCTGTCGTGAAGCTTTAGAACATAACAATCTTCCGCCTGAAAAAGTGGACTGGATTGTTCCTCATCAAGCCAACAAACGCATTATCGAAGCTGTGGCTGATCAATTTAAATTCCCAATGGATCGCGTGATTGTTTACTTGCATGAAACTGGCAATACATCCGCTGCATCAATTCCTGTAGCCTTTGACTGGGCTGTAAAAACCGGAAAAATTAAAAGAGGCCAGACGATCTTGTTAACCGCATTCGGTGCAGGTCTTACTTCTGGCAGCATTCTTTTGAGGTATTAA